From the Pseudarthrobacter sp. MM222 genome, one window contains:
- a CDS encoding NUDIX hydrolase, whose amino-acid sequence MTVYTTAANVSERQLAPPSLAISTVIFALRPSESSGRPTLWIPLVRRIREPYKGLWALPGGPLTHAESLQDAASRNLRETTGLAPSYLEQLYAFGGLHRSPTQRVVSIVYWALVQPTEAALADESENVRWFRADRLGELAFDHNAIVDYALWRLRNKMAYGSIAYHLLGEYFTLAQVREVYEAVLDRELDPANFRRQIKAATEIEETDQYLQGGKHRPPRLYRFTGRPGLDPDNRSTP is encoded by the coding sequence ATCACCGTTTACACCACAGCAGCCAATGTTTCGGAGCGCCAGCTTGCGCCGCCGTCGCTGGCCATCTCCACGGTGATTTTCGCGCTCCGGCCGAGCGAGAGCTCCGGGCGCCCCACGCTCTGGATTCCGCTGGTCCGGCGCATCCGGGAGCCGTACAAGGGCCTCTGGGCCCTCCCCGGCGGACCGCTGACCCACGCCGAATCCCTGCAGGACGCCGCCTCCCGGAACCTCCGGGAGACCACAGGACTCGCGCCCAGCTACCTCGAACAGCTCTACGCCTTCGGCGGCCTGCACCGCTCGCCCACCCAGCGCGTCGTCTCGATCGTGTACTGGGCACTGGTCCAGCCGACCGAGGCGGCCCTCGCGGACGAATCCGAGAACGTGCGCTGGTTCCGGGCGGACCGGCTCGGCGAGCTGGCCTTCGACCACAACGCAATCGTCGACTACGCCCTGTGGCGGCTGCGCAACAAGATGGCCTACGGATCCATCGCCTACCACCTGCTCGGCGAGTATTTCACCCTGGCCCAGGTGCGGGAGGTCTACGAGGCGGTCCTGGACCGGGAACTGGACCCGGCGAACTTCCGCCGCCAGATCAAGGCCGCAACCGAGATTGAAGAAACCGACCAGTACCTGCAGGGCGGCAAACACCGGCCGCCCCGCCTCTACCGCTTTACCGGCCGCCCAGGCCTTGACCCAGACAACAGGAGCACACCATGA
- a CDS encoding maleylpyruvate isomerase N-terminal domain-containing protein, with protein MENLAVEAGYLGAAQAFLVLVGQVPEDAWSKPALGDWDVRGLTGHASRALTTVETYLAAPASGPRRDGPVSYFLTVRGGTSPEAIAQRGRETGDALGSDPAGAVKELVQRITAVVRSTPDDALLATPAGTMTLVDYLPTRTFELAVHGLDLARALGLPTPAPLGPAISASLELAGAIGARLPTAGDLLLLLTGRTGLPGGLSVV; from the coding sequence ATGGAAAATCTCGCAGTTGAGGCCGGTTACCTGGGGGCGGCCCAGGCGTTCCTGGTGCTGGTCGGGCAGGTGCCCGAAGACGCCTGGTCCAAACCCGCCCTCGGCGACTGGGACGTTCGCGGGCTGACGGGCCATGCGAGCCGCGCCCTGACAACCGTTGAAACGTACCTGGCCGCACCGGCGTCCGGACCGCGGCGGGACGGCCCGGTGTCCTATTTCCTCACCGTCCGGGGCGGGACGTCGCCGGAGGCGATCGCGCAGCGCGGCCGCGAAACCGGGGATGCCCTCGGCTCCGACCCGGCCGGGGCCGTCAAGGAACTCGTCCAACGGATCACCGCCGTGGTCCGGAGCACTCCGGACGATGCCCTTCTCGCCACGCCGGCCGGAACGATGACGCTCGTCGACTACCTCCCGACGCGCACCTTCGAACTCGCCGTCCACGGCCTGGATCTGGCCCGCGCCCTGGGGCTTCCGACGCCGGCGCCGCTGGGGCCGGCCATCTCGGCGTCGCTGGAGCTGGCCGGAGCCATCGGCGCCCGGCTGCCGACCGCCGGGGACCTGCTGCTCCTGCTCACCGGCCGGACCGGCCTGCCGGGCGGCTTAAGCGTCGTTTAG
- a CDS encoding Lrp/AsnC family transcriptional regulator has product MDVDALDAKIVRFFTDSPRASVLEASRVLNVARATVQSRLDRMQDRGVIGSWVPQPDPARFGFPVVAFCSLTINQDLGHDAVVEALAEIPELIEIHTVSGSSDLMARIAARSNPDLQRVLDAMIATRTVLRSSSVIVLNTHFQGRTLPLLEAAARGKSYQGKD; this is encoded by the coding sequence ATGGACGTTGATGCTCTGGATGCGAAAATTGTCCGATTCTTCACGGATTCCCCGCGGGCTTCGGTCCTGGAGGCCTCACGGGTCCTGAACGTCGCCCGCGCCACCGTCCAGTCGCGGCTGGACCGGATGCAGGACCGCGGGGTGATCGGCTCCTGGGTCCCGCAGCCGGATCCGGCCCGCTTCGGCTTTCCCGTGGTCGCGTTCTGTTCCCTGACGATCAACCAGGACCTGGGGCACGACGCCGTCGTGGAGGCGCTGGCGGAAATCCCGGAGCTGATCGAGATCCACACCGTCTCCGGCAGCTCGGACCTGATGGCCCGCATCGCCGCCCGATCCAACCCGGACCTGCAGCGGGTGCTGGATGCCATGATCGCCACCCGGACGGTGCTGCGTTCCTCGTCGGTGATCGTACTCAACACCCATTTCCAGGGCCGCACGCTGCCGCTTCTGGAAGCCGCGGCCCGGGGCAAGAGCTACCAGGGCAAGGACTAA
- a CDS encoding amino acid permease, whose protein sequence is MTMKSTAERPAQELGHTMKPRQLTMMGLGSAIGAGLFLGSGAGVQAAGPAVLISYLVAGTLIILVMWALGEMAAAHPNSGAFSVYAQKALGQTAGATVGWLWWLQLVVVIAAEALGAAGLLFSVWPVIPVWALSLVFMVVFTAINLAGVKNFGEFEFWFAILKVAAIVIFLAIGAALLLGWLPDVASPGLANITSDFAPAGLGGIATALFVVIFAFGGTEIVSVAAAETENPEHSVAQAIRTVVWRILVFYIGSVFVIAAVLPSTSEALASPFAGVLDMARIPGAGTAITLVAVVALLSALNANLYGASRMVFSLSERGEAPRILSRLTRARVPAVAVGVSVAFGFLAAVLELLFPEQILPALFQLVGSTCLVVWGTALVSQLILRRRADRDGTVLPLRMKGFPGLTLFGLVLLALIFAVGFSNPDSSRQLFSTLALVAGIAAACWIGARLTRK, encoded by the coding sequence ATGACAATGAAGTCCACCGCGGAGCGCCCGGCCCAAGAACTTGGCCACACCATGAAGCCCCGCCAGCTCACCATGATGGGACTCGGCAGCGCGATCGGCGCCGGCCTGTTCCTCGGCTCCGGGGCGGGAGTCCAGGCCGCCGGACCGGCCGTCCTGATCTCCTACCTCGTCGCCGGAACGCTGATCATCCTCGTCATGTGGGCCCTCGGCGAGATGGCCGCCGCCCATCCGAACAGCGGCGCCTTCTCCGTCTACGCGCAAAAGGCCCTGGGCCAGACCGCCGGCGCCACCGTCGGCTGGCTCTGGTGGCTGCAACTCGTCGTCGTCATCGCGGCGGAGGCCCTCGGTGCCGCCGGGCTCCTTTTCAGCGTCTGGCCGGTAATCCCCGTCTGGGCATTGTCGCTGGTCTTCATGGTGGTGTTCACCGCCATTAACCTCGCCGGCGTGAAGAACTTCGGCGAGTTCGAATTCTGGTTTGCCATCCTCAAGGTGGCCGCCATTGTGATCTTCCTGGCCATCGGCGCCGCCCTGCTGCTGGGCTGGCTGCCGGACGTCGCCTCTCCCGGCCTGGCCAACATCACCTCCGACTTCGCCCCCGCCGGGCTGGGCGGCATAGCCACCGCCCTCTTCGTCGTGATTTTCGCCTTCGGCGGCACCGAGATCGTCAGCGTGGCCGCCGCCGAGACCGAGAACCCCGAGCACAGCGTCGCCCAGGCGATCCGCACCGTGGTCTGGCGGATCCTGGTCTTCTACATCGGCTCCGTCTTCGTCATTGCCGCCGTCCTTCCGTCTACCTCTGAGGCACTGGCATCCCCGTTCGCGGGCGTCCTCGACATGGCCCGCATCCCGGGCGCGGGTACGGCCATCACCCTGGTGGCCGTGGTGGCGTTGCTCTCGGCCCTGAACGCCAACCTTTACGGCGCCTCCCGCATGGTGTTTTCACTGTCCGAGCGCGGCGAGGCCCCGCGCATCCTGTCACGGCTCACCAGGGCCCGCGTCCCCGCGGTTGCCGTCGGCGTCTCGGTGGCCTTCGGGTTCCTCGCCGCCGTGCTCGAGCTGCTCTTCCCGGAACAGATCCTGCCGGCCCTGTTCCAGCTCGTCGGCTCCACCTGCCTGGTGGTGTGGGGTACGGCGCTGGTATCCCAGCTGATCCTCCGGCGCCGCGCGGACCGTGACGGGACCGTGCTGCCGCTGCGGATGAAGGGTTTTCCCGGGCTGACCCTCTTCGGGCTCGTGCTCCTGGCGCTGATCTTCGCCGTCGGCTTCAGCAACCCGGACAGCAGCCGCCAGCTCTTCAGCACCCTGGCACTGGTCGCCGGGATCGCGGCTGCGTGCTGGATCGGCGCCAGGCTGACCCGCAAGTAA
- a CDS encoding thiamine pyrophosphate-dependent enzyme gives MDTLPPVASGDAAGPLTPAQLRELYSLMVAVRHLDASAIAWQRQGIIPGYAPEFGQEAAQVGSGYAVDTTRDFVFPTYREMGVARTMGVDMVAYMSTHKATWHGGLYDPLASRLAPIQAVVAGSVLHAVGWAHGQTLAGTAGGGLGVALTYFGDGASSQGDVHEAMNFAAVMKAPVVFFVQNNGWAISVPTERQVAGGSVAARAAGYGMPALQIDGDDVIAVVEATRRAFAHARAGNGPVLIEAMTYRRGPHSTSDDPGRYRSLDEERDGAGVDPLERLRQRLLAEGIADEAFFAESLAAAKAEEEQIRTGIQALGSRPGTEMFDLVFQETTPALQAQAASWREESEHV, from the coding sequence ATGGACACACTTCCCCCCGTGGCTTCCGGCGATGCTGCCGGACCACTTACGCCCGCCCAGCTTCGCGAGCTCTATTCGCTGATGGTGGCTGTCCGCCACCTCGACGCCTCGGCCATCGCCTGGCAGCGGCAGGGCATCATCCCCGGTTACGCCCCGGAGTTCGGCCAGGAGGCTGCTCAAGTGGGCAGCGGCTACGCCGTGGACACCACCCGTGACTTCGTCTTTCCGACGTACCGGGAGATGGGCGTTGCCCGGACCATGGGTGTGGACATGGTCGCGTACATGTCCACGCACAAGGCCACCTGGCATGGCGGCCTCTACGACCCGCTGGCATCGCGGCTCGCCCCGATCCAGGCTGTCGTGGCCGGTTCGGTGCTGCACGCCGTCGGCTGGGCGCACGGCCAGACCCTCGCCGGCACCGCCGGCGGCGGGCTCGGCGTCGCCCTGACGTACTTCGGCGACGGCGCCTCCTCGCAGGGCGACGTGCACGAGGCGATGAACTTCGCCGCCGTAATGAAGGCGCCCGTGGTGTTCTTCGTCCAGAACAACGGCTGGGCCATTTCGGTCCCCACCGAACGCCAGGTGGCTGGGGGCTCGGTGGCCGCCCGCGCCGCGGGCTACGGCATGCCTGCCCTGCAGATTGACGGCGACGACGTCATCGCCGTCGTCGAGGCGACCCGCCGCGCCTTCGCGCACGCCCGGGCCGGGAACGGCCCTGTGCTGATCGAGGCGATGACCTACCGGCGCGGCCCGCACTCCACTTCCGATGACCCGGGGCGCTACCGCTCCCTGGACGAGGAGCGCGACGGCGCCGGCGTGGATCCGCTGGAGCGGCTCCGGCAGCGGCTGCTGGCCGAGGGAATCGCGGACGAGGCGTTCTTCGCAGAGTCGCTGGCCGCGGCCAAGGCCGAAGAGGAGCAGATCCGCACCGGCATCCAGGCTCTCGGCTCCCGGCCTGGAACTGAAATGTTTGACCTGGTCTTCCAGGAAACCACCCCGGCCCTGCAGGCCCAGGCCGCCAGCTGGCGCGAGGAGTCCGAACATGTCTAA
- a CDS encoding alpha-ketoacid dehydrogenase subunit beta — MSNSILEGAPAAGTSGEGPAAATVMSMQQALNRALDEVLAGNPKAVIFGEDCGRLGGVFRITDGLQAKHGEQRVFDTPLAESGILGMSVGLAMAGFHPIPEVQFDGFAYPAINQIVCQIARMNYRSRGRLPMPITLRVPSFGGIRAPEHHGESLEALFAHVPGLKVVSPSNPHEAYHLLKYACARPDPVIFMEPKSRYWQKGEVDAARHDAHGGSPTGAKVMREGRHLTLVAWGAMVARCLQVAELAAEDGIDIEVLDLRWLKPIDAGALASSVRKTRRAVVVHEAPLTSGLGAEVAQLITQSCFDTLKAPVERITGFDVPYPSGDLEDEYIPNIDRILFGIQRVLEYRRG; from the coding sequence ATGTCTAACTCGATTCTCGAAGGCGCGCCCGCCGCAGGCACGAGCGGGGAAGGCCCCGCAGCCGCCACCGTGATGTCCATGCAGCAGGCGCTGAACCGCGCCCTCGACGAGGTTCTCGCCGGGAACCCCAAGGCCGTCATCTTCGGCGAGGACTGCGGCCGGCTCGGCGGGGTCTTCCGCATCACCGACGGGCTGCAGGCCAAACACGGCGAGCAGCGCGTCTTCGACACCCCGCTGGCGGAGTCCGGCATCCTCGGCATGTCCGTGGGCCTGGCGATGGCGGGCTTCCACCCCATCCCCGAGGTCCAGTTCGACGGTTTCGCGTACCCGGCCATCAACCAGATCGTCTGCCAGATTGCGCGGATGAACTACCGGAGCCGGGGCAGGCTGCCGATGCCCATCACGCTCCGGGTCCCGAGCTTCGGCGGCATCCGCGCGCCCGAACACCACGGCGAGAGTCTCGAGGCGCTGTTCGCGCATGTCCCCGGCCTCAAAGTCGTCTCGCCGTCCAACCCGCACGAGGCCTACCACCTGCTCAAGTACGCCTGCGCCCGGCCGGACCCGGTGATCTTTATGGAGCCGAAATCGCGCTACTGGCAGAAGGGCGAGGTAGACGCCGCCAGGCACGATGCACACGGCGGTTCCCCCACCGGCGCCAAGGTGATGCGGGAAGGACGCCACCTTACGCTTGTGGCCTGGGGCGCTATGGTGGCGCGCTGCCTGCAGGTGGCCGAGCTTGCGGCCGAGGACGGGATCGACATCGAGGTCCTGGACCTGCGCTGGCTCAAGCCGATTGACGCCGGGGCGCTGGCCTCCTCCGTGCGCAAGACTCGCCGCGCCGTCGTCGTGCACGAGGCCCCGCTGACCTCCGGCCTCGGCGCCGAAGTGGCGCAGCTGATCACGCAGAGCTGCTTCGACACTCTCAAGGCGCCGGTGGAGCGAATCACCGGCTTCGACGTCCCGTACCCATCCGGCGATCTGGAAGACGAATACATCCCGAACATTGACAGGATCCTCTTCGGGATCCAGCGAGTATTGGAGTACCGCCGTGGCTGA
- a CDS encoding biotin/lipoyl-containing protein, with protein sequence MAEITFPLPDLGEGLIEATVLEWLVSPGDQVERNQPLVEVETTKSAVELPSPQAGKVVRIHGGPGDKINVGEPLIVFEVPDNTAGIVGTVPREEAPTRRVRLSAVLDED encoded by the coding sequence GTGGCTGAAATTACCTTTCCGCTCCCTGACCTGGGCGAGGGACTGATCGAGGCAACCGTGCTGGAATGGCTCGTTTCACCGGGCGACCAGGTGGAACGCAACCAGCCCCTTGTGGAGGTCGAAACCACCAAATCGGCGGTTGAATTGCCCAGCCCGCAGGCAGGTAAGGTAGTGCGTATCCACGGCGGCCCCGGCGACAAGATCAATGTCGGTGAGCCACTGATTGTGTTTGAGGTGCCGGACAACACCGCCGGCATCGTGGGCACCGTCCCGCGGGAAGAGGCACCGACGCGCCGGGTCCGCCTGAGCGCCGTACTTGATGAGGACTGA
- a CDS encoding alpha/beta fold hydrolase: MSGRHTGEQHSHTVEGTDPQLFVAVHDPKDDAGLRPVLLLHGFSSSSKLNWEDSGWISALLDAGRRVITVDLPGHGRSGAPEDMDSYSPSRIRADLLQIAFDAGARPLRDGDPTSGLDVIGYSLGSRLGWEFGATQHELVHRLVLGGPNVADPLAEFDLIAAQRYLADGTPIADASTAGLLRMAMLLPSNNIFALLTLVEAIKGEPFDPAEAVPHMPVLLVAGENDERAGSLPELAALGSKAGAMVEQLVLPGRNHTNAITSRAFKQGAISFLGV; the protein is encoded by the coding sequence ATGAGCGGCAGACACACCGGCGAGCAGCACTCCCACACCGTTGAGGGCACCGACCCGCAGCTGTTCGTGGCGGTGCACGACCCCAAGGACGACGCCGGGCTGCGTCCGGTGCTGCTGTTACATGGCTTTTCCTCCTCCTCCAAGCTCAACTGGGAAGACTCCGGCTGGATTTCGGCCCTGCTCGACGCCGGCCGCCGCGTCATTACCGTGGACCTGCCCGGACACGGCCGCAGCGGTGCTCCGGAGGACATGGACTCCTACTCCCCCAGCCGGATCCGTGCGGACCTGCTCCAGATCGCGTTCGACGCCGGCGCGCGGCCGCTGCGCGACGGCGACCCGACCAGCGGGCTCGACGTGATCGGTTACTCCCTGGGCTCCCGGCTCGGCTGGGAATTCGGGGCGACCCAGCACGAGTTGGTCCACCGGTTGGTCCTCGGCGGTCCCAACGTCGCCGACCCGCTGGCCGAGTTCGATCTCATCGCCGCCCAGCGCTACCTCGCCGATGGCACGCCCATCGCGGACGCATCAACCGCGGGGCTGCTCAGGATGGCCATGCTGCTGCCGTCCAACAACATCTTCGCGCTGCTGACCCTCGTGGAGGCCATTAAGGGCGAGCCGTTCGATCCCGCCGAGGCCGTGCCGCACATGCCGGTGCTGCTGGTGGCCGGGGAAAACGACGAGCGGGCCGGTTCGCTGCCGGAACTCGCCGCGCTCGGCAGCAAGGCCGGGGCCATGGTGGAGCAGCTGGTGCTGCCGGGCCGCAACCACACCAACGCCATCACCAGCCGCGCCTTCAAGCAGGGGGCCATCAGCTTCCTGGGCGTCTGA
- a CDS encoding phosphoribosyltransferase, with protein sequence MGMRFADRVQAGRQLADALRQFRGRQDAVMVGLARGGVPVTAAAAEALGLAFGALQVRKLGIPGHDETAFGALAWSGGQVVRVLNRPFVDQLLQLGIQPAALAEVEHRERAELERRAEAYPGVGPDIHGRTVILADDGMATGATMRVAVEAVTGAGAASIVVAVPVASLYAQNSLEDAADAVLSLFIPGEFRAVGSYYRIFPQVTDADVVRHLEAQQRG encoded by the coding sequence ATGGGCATGCGCTTCGCCGACCGCGTACAGGCAGGCAGGCAGCTGGCCGATGCCCTCCGGCAGTTCCGCGGCCGGCAGGACGCCGTCATGGTCGGCCTGGCCCGGGGCGGCGTGCCCGTAACCGCCGCCGCCGCTGAGGCTCTGGGGCTTGCCTTCGGCGCCCTGCAGGTGCGCAAGCTCGGGATCCCCGGCCATGACGAGACAGCCTTTGGCGCGCTCGCCTGGTCCGGCGGCCAGGTGGTGCGCGTGCTGAACCGTCCGTTCGTGGACCAGCTTCTGCAGCTAGGGATCCAGCCGGCGGCCCTGGCGGAGGTGGAGCACCGGGAACGCGCTGAACTGGAACGCCGGGCAGAGGCGTACCCGGGGGTTGGGCCGGACATCCACGGCAGGACGGTCATTTTGGCCGACGACGGCATGGCCACCGGGGCCACCATGCGGGTCGCCGTCGAAGCCGTCACCGGGGCCGGCGCCGCCAGTATCGTCGTCGCGGTTCCCGTCGCCTCGCTGTATGCGCAAAACTCGCTGGAGGACGCCGCCGACGCCGTCCTGAGCCTTTTTATCCCCGGCGAGTTCCGCGCCGTCGGCAGCTACTACCGAATTTTCCCGCAGGTGACGGACGCCGACGTCGTCCGTCACCTCGAGGCGCAGCAGCGTGGCTAG
- a CDS encoding MFS transporter, with product MTATSTVDSETGPSSKHEERKVLAGTLVGTTIEWYDFFIFAQLTATLLSPLFLAPLNASNPGLAQILSFGLIGISFLFRPLGAIIAGHLGDRLGRKAMLVFTLIMMGAATALIGMLPTYAQIGFWAPVLLILLRILQGFSAGGEWGGAALMAVEHAPKSKRGLFGAYPQIGVPVGMILATGLLFFLNSNMSKEDFAAWGWRVPFLLSIVLIVVGYLIRRAVAESPVFKEMAARKEESKAPLGELIRKHKKAVLYSTMIFIGNNAAGYLLIAFFISYATKSLKMPTPQILLATTLASFGWLIFTLVGGWLSDKIGRVKTFLIGYGIVFAWMIPMFALIDTKDIVLYGVALFVLTIGLGLSYGPMSAMYAEMFPANVRYSGISIGYAFGAILGGAFAATIAEALLQSTKWTGSIGIYIMVLCVISAVGVLLAKETKGRPLGVSSHH from the coding sequence ATGACCGCAACTTCAACCGTCGATTCCGAGACGGGCCCCAGCAGCAAGCATGAGGAACGCAAGGTCCTCGCGGGGACGCTGGTCGGGACCACCATTGAGTGGTACGACTTCTTCATCTTCGCCCAGCTGACAGCAACGCTGCTGTCGCCGCTTTTCCTGGCGCCGCTGAATGCCTCCAACCCGGGCCTGGCGCAGATCCTGTCCTTCGGCCTTATCGGCATCAGCTTCCTGTTCCGCCCGCTCGGCGCCATCATCGCCGGCCACCTGGGCGACCGCCTCGGACGCAAGGCGATGCTGGTCTTCACCCTGATCATGATGGGTGCCGCCACGGCGCTGATCGGCATGCTGCCGACCTACGCCCAGATCGGCTTCTGGGCCCCGGTCCTGCTGATCCTCCTGCGCATTCTGCAGGGCTTCTCTGCCGGCGGCGAATGGGGCGGTGCGGCCCTGATGGCCGTGGAGCACGCTCCCAAGAGCAAGCGCGGCCTGTTCGGCGCCTACCCGCAGATCGGCGTTCCGGTCGGCATGATCCTGGCCACCGGCCTGCTCTTCTTCCTCAACTCCAACATGTCCAAGGAGGACTTTGCCGCCTGGGGCTGGCGGGTGCCGTTCCTGCTCTCCATCGTGCTGATCGTCGTCGGCTACCTGATCCGCCGGGCGGTTGCCGAGAGCCCGGTCTTCAAGGAGATGGCTGCCCGCAAGGAAGAAAGCAAGGCGCCCCTTGGCGAGCTCATCCGCAAGCACAAGAAGGCCGTCCTCTACTCGACGATGATCTTCATCGGCAACAACGCCGCCGGCTACCTGCTGATCGCGTTCTTCATCTCGTACGCCACCAAGTCCCTGAAAATGCCCACCCCGCAGATCCTGCTCGCCACCACGCTGGCGTCCTTCGGCTGGCTGATTTTCACCCTGGTCGGAGGCTGGCTCTCGGACAAGATCGGCCGGGTCAAGACGTTCCTGATCGGCTATGGCATCGTCTTCGCCTGGATGATCCCGATGTTCGCCCTGATCGACACCAAGGACATCGTGCTCTACGGCGTCGCGCTGTTCGTCCTCACCATCGGCCTGGGGCTGTCCTACGGCCCGATGTCCGCCATGTACGCCGAGATGTTCCCGGCCAACGTGCGCTACTCCGGTATTTCGATCGGCTACGCCTTCGGCGCCATCCTCGGCGGCGCCTTCGCGGCCACCATCGCGGAGGCCCTGCTGCAGAGCACCAAGTGGACCGGATCCATCGGTATCTACATCATGGTCCTCTGCGTCATCTCCGCCGTGGGCGTTCTCCTGGCCAAGGAAACCAAGGGCCGCCCGCTCGGCGTCAGCAGCCACCACTAG
- the hpaB gene encoding 4-hydroxyphenylacetate 3-monooxygenase, oxygenase component has product MGIRTGQQYLDKLNAMTPHVVIDGGVVSEKIAEHPAFRNVARSYAKLFDMQHDPKYQEALTYPSPSTGDLVNASFLVPRTIEDLERRRRAISTWAESSNGFLGRSGDYMNSSLTALSTAQKWFAQADPRFAENIRNYYEWARENDVLATHTLIPPQVNRSVPGSEQMGGQLSARIVEEREDGIVIRGARMLATIAPIADELLVFPSTVLRASPEDAPYSYAFAIPNDAPGLRYLCRTSLYNGGSTHDEPLASRYEEMDAVAIFDDVFVPNDRIFMLGNPQLCNGFYAETGAGALMTHQVVTRTIAKSEFFLGLASELADSIGIDGFQHIQEDIAELIVDVEIGRALVRASEADARLNEAGVMLPKWSTLNAARNWYPKIAQRFPQIIRKFSASGLMALPGEADVNSEARADIEMYLQGKTLTGPERVRLFKLAFDASISGFSGRQSLYEYFFFGDPVRMAAAMVNSYDREPVRARVRELLAREE; this is encoded by the coding sequence ATGGGTATCCGTACCGGCCAGCAGTATCTGGACAAGCTCAACGCGATGACGCCGCACGTGGTGATCGACGGCGGGGTGGTCAGCGAGAAAATCGCCGAGCACCCCGCCTTCCGCAACGTCGCCAGGTCCTACGCCAAGCTCTTCGACATGCAGCATGACCCCAAGTACCAGGAGGCACTGACGTATCCCTCGCCCAGCACCGGCGACCTCGTGAACGCCTCCTTTCTGGTGCCCAGGACCATTGAGGACCTGGAGCGCCGCCGCCGCGCCATCTCCACCTGGGCCGAGTCCTCCAACGGTTTCCTGGGCCGCTCGGGCGACTACATGAACTCCTCCCTCACCGCCCTAAGCACGGCGCAGAAATGGTTTGCCCAGGCCGATCCCAGGTTCGCGGAGAACATCCGCAACTACTATGAGTGGGCCCGCGAGAATGATGTTCTGGCCACGCACACGCTGATTCCACCGCAGGTCAACCGCTCGGTGCCCGGCTCCGAACAAATGGGCGGCCAGCTTTCGGCGCGGATCGTGGAGGAGCGCGAGGACGGCATCGTCATCCGCGGGGCCCGCATGCTCGCCACCATCGCACCGATCGCCGACGAGCTGCTGGTCTTCCCGTCCACCGTGCTCCGGGCATCGCCGGAGGACGCGCCGTACTCCTACGCCTTTGCCATCCCCAACGATGCGCCCGGCCTGCGCTATCTTTGCCGCACCTCGCTGTATAACGGCGGCAGCACGCATGACGAGCCGCTCGCCTCGCGCTACGAGGAGATGGACGCCGTCGCGATCTTCGACGACGTGTTCGTCCCGAACGACCGGATTTTCATGCTCGGCAACCCGCAGCTCTGCAACGGTTTCTATGCCGAGACCGGCGCCGGTGCGCTCATGACGCACCAGGTGGTCACCCGCACCATTGCCAAGAGTGAGTTCTTCCTCGGCCTGGCCTCCGAGCTGGCCGACTCGATCGGCATCGACGGCTTCCAGCACATCCAGGAGGACATCGCCGAACTCATCGTCGACGTCGAAATCGGACGGGCGCTGGTCCGCGCCTCCGAGGCCGACGCCCGGCTGAACGAGGCCGGTGTGATGCTGCCGAAGTGGTCCACCCTCAACGCCGCCCGCAACTGGTACCCGAAGATCGCCCAGCGCTTTCCGCAGATCATCCGGAAGTTCTCCGCCTCCGGCCTGATGGCGCTGCCGGGCGAGGCGGACGTCAACAGCGAGGCCCGGGCGGACATCGAGATGTATCTGCAGGGCAAAACCCTTACCGGTCCCGAGCGCGTCCGGCTCTTCAAGCTGGCCTTCGATGCCTCGATTTCGGGGTTCTCCGGCCGCCAGTCGCTCTATGAATACTTCTTTTTCGGTGACCCCGTCCGGATGGCGGCGGCAATGGTGAACAGCTATGACCGGGAGCCCGTCCGGGCCCGGGTCCGCGAACTGCTCGCCCGCGAAGAATGA
- a CDS encoding flavin reductase family protein, whose protein sequence is MGRFATGVAIVTFDGASKRHGITVNSFTSVSMDPPLVLVSIARTAKAHDELAGRPFTVNILGAEQRHLALHFAGRPGPDPLWVEGGTAPRLSNVLAYFECKPWAAYDGGDHTLYIGEVVDFNYRNGDALAFANSTFTTIPESQLGMEDLL, encoded by the coding sequence CTGGGCAGGTTCGCCACCGGCGTCGCGATCGTCACCTTCGACGGCGCCTCCAAGCGCCACGGCATCACCGTCAACTCCTTCACGTCGGTGTCGATGGATCCTCCGCTCGTGCTCGTCAGTATCGCCCGCACCGCCAAGGCGCACGACGAACTCGCCGGCCGGCCCTTCACGGTAAACATCCTCGGCGCCGAGCAGCGCCACCTGGCCCTGCACTTCGCCGGGCGGCCAGGCCCCGACCCGCTGTGGGTCGAAGGCGGGACCGCGCCTCGGCTGTCCAATGTGCTCGCCTACTTTGAATGCAAGCCCTGGGCGGCTTACGACGGCGGGGACCACACCCTGTACATCGGCGAAGTGGTGGACTTCAACTACCGCAACGGCGATGCCCTGGCCTTCGCCAACAGCACCTTCACCACCATTCCGGAGAGCCAGCTGGGGATGGAGGATCTGCTCTAA